One Clupea harengus chromosome 3, Ch_v2.0.2, whole genome shotgun sequence DNA window includes the following coding sequences:
- the tmem258 gene encoding transmembrane protein 258 produces the protein MELETMTRYTSPVNPAVFPHLTVVLLAIGMFFTAWFFVYEVTSTKYTRDVYKELLISLVASLFMGFGVLFLLLWVGIYV, from the exons aTG GAGCTGGAAACTATGACGAGATACACCAGCCCGGTGAACCCGGCCGTTTTCCCCCACCTGACCGTGGTGCTGCTGGCCATCGGGATGTTCTTCACAGCCTGGTTCTTTGT ATATGAGGTGACCTCGACCAAATACACACGGGACGTGTACAAGGAGCTGCTTATCTCGCTGGTGGCCTCGCTCTTCATGGGCTTCGGGGTGCTCTTCCTCTTACTGTGGGTTGGGATCTATGTCTGA